In a single window of the Nitrospira sp. MA-1 genome:
- the obgE gene encoding GTPase ObgE has translation MFIDQARIFIKAGDGGTGHCSFRREKFAEFGGPNGGDGGDGGDVVFVASNRVSTLLDLRYQKHYEATSGVRGLKTNCHGANGSDILIALPVGTLVKTEDGDIIADLIAEGQTAIVAKGGKGGKGNARFATSTNRAPRQFEPGTPGEERWVNLELKLLADVGLVGFPNAGKSTLISAISSAHPEIASYPFTTLRPHLGVVEWMEHSSFVVADIPGLIEGAHEGKGLGIKFLRHIQRTAFLLYLVDITEWISEDPIVIVETLQRELQAFDPELLERPFAIVATKIDSQGNGQHLEALREYCSTHHYPFFPISAVTREGLPSLVTYLGNAVLEAKTSCTSKC, from the coding sequence ATGTTTATTGATCAAGCACGGATATTCATCAAAGCGGGTGACGGTGGCACCGGACACTGCAGCTTTCGACGAGAAAAATTTGCTGAATTTGGTGGTCCCAATGGTGGCGACGGTGGTGATGGAGGAGACGTGGTGTTTGTGGCCTCCAATAGAGTCTCAACCTTGCTCGACTTGCGATATCAAAAACACTACGAGGCCACGTCCGGCGTCAGAGGCCTCAAGACGAACTGCCACGGAGCCAATGGCTCAGATATCCTGATTGCCCTTCCTGTCGGAACTCTCGTGAAAACCGAGGACGGCGACATCATTGCCGATCTTATTGCAGAAGGACAAACCGCCATTGTGGCCAAAGGAGGCAAAGGCGGAAAGGGCAATGCACGTTTTGCCACGTCAACAAATCGAGCGCCACGTCAATTCGAACCAGGGACCCCTGGCGAAGAGCGATGGGTGAATCTGGAGTTAAAACTGTTAGCCGATGTCGGTTTGGTGGGCTTTCCAAACGCCGGCAAATCCACTTTGATTTCAGCGATCTCTTCTGCCCATCCAGAAATTGCCAGTTACCCGTTCACGACTCTTCGACCTCATTTGGGAGTGGTGGAATGGATGGAGCATTCGTCATTTGTCGTCGCCGACATTCCAGGATTGATTGAAGGCGCTCATGAGGGGAAAGGGTTAGGAATTAAATTCCTGCGACATATCCAGCGAACCGCCTTTTTGTTATATCTGGTCGATATCACCGAATGGATTTCAGAAGATCCCATTGTGATCGTGGAAACGCTACAAAGAGAACTCCAGGCCTTTGACCCCGAACTCCTTGAACGACCGTTTGCCATCGTGGCCACAAAAATTGATTCACAGGGAAACGGGCAGCACTTGGAAGCTCTACGGGAGTATTGTTCCACACACCACTATCCATTCTTTCCCATTTCGGCCGTGACCAGGGAAGGCCTCCCATCACTTGTGACCTATTTAGGGAACGCCGTTCTGGAAGCAAAGACTTCATGCACGAGCAAGTGCTAG
- the rpmA gene encoding 50S ribosomal protein L27 — protein sequence MAHKKGGGSSRNGRDSNPQYLGVKAYAGEKVTGGSIIVRQRGTKFFPGTNVGLGSDYTLFAKVDGIVKFEGGIARRKVSVYPPV from the coding sequence ATGGCACATAAAAAAGGCGGCGGATCATCCCGCAACGGTCGCGATAGCAATCCACAATATTTAGGCGTCAAAGCCTATGCCGGTGAAAAGGTGACTGGCGGAAGTATTATCGTTCGTCAACGCGGAACGAAATTCTTTCCTGGGACAAATGTCGGACTTGGAAGCGACTACACACTCTTTGCCAAAGTAGACGGGATCGTTAAGTTTGAAGGAGGAATCGCCCGCCGCAAGGTGAGCGTGTATCCTCCCGTCTAG